One Chromatiales bacterium genomic region harbors:
- the hisA gene encoding 1-(5-phosphoribosyl)-5-[(5-phosphoribosylamino)methylideneamino]imidazole-4-carboxamide isomerase: MLLIPAIDLKDGQCVRLRQGRMDDATVFSDDPVAVAARWVEQGAKRLHVVDLNGAFEGRPVNAEVIHRIAERFPDLPIQVGGGIRDEDTIQTYLEAGVQWCILGTKAVSEPHFVNEICLEFPGHIIVGLDAKDGKVAIDGWSKLSRHDVIDMALHFERDGVEAIIYTDIARDGMMDGLNIDATARLANAITVPVIASGGITTLDDIRRLGEADSPGIIGAITGRAIYEGTLDFAAGQALAATFGS, encoded by the coding sequence ATGTTGTTGATCCCGGCGATCGACCTCAAGGATGGCCAGTGCGTACGCCTGCGCCAGGGGCGGATGGACGATGCCACCGTGTTCTCCGACGATCCGGTGGCCGTCGCCGCGCGCTGGGTCGAACAGGGTGCGAAACGTCTGCACGTCGTGGACCTCAATGGCGCGTTCGAGGGTAGGCCGGTAAACGCCGAGGTGATTCACCGCATCGCTGAGCGGTTTCCCGATCTGCCGATCCAGGTCGGCGGCGGCATCCGCGACGAAGACACGATCCAGACCTATCTGGAGGCCGGTGTGCAGTGGTGCATTCTCGGCACCAAGGCAGTTAGCGAACCGCACTTCGTCAACGAGATCTGCCTGGAGTTTCCGGGGCACATCATCGTTGGGCTCGATGCGAAGGACGGCAAGGTCGCGATCGACGGCTGGTCAAAGCTTTCGCGCCACGACGTCATCGACATGGCGCTGCATTTCGAGCGCGACGGTGTCGAGGCGATCATCTACACCGACATCGCACGCGACGGCATGATGGATGGGCTGAACATCGATGCCACCGCACGACTCGCCAATGCGATCACCGTGCCCGTCATTGCCTCCGGCGGCATCACGACGCTGGACGACATCCGGCGGCTCGGCGAGGCAGATTCGCCCGGCATCATCGGCGCGATCACCGGCCGGGCGATCTACGAGGGCACGCTGGACTTCGCGGCCGGCCAGGCGCTGGCCGCGACCTTCGGCTCCTGA
- the hisI gene encoding phosphoribosyl-AMP cyclohydrolase, translating to MTQPQWMSELRFDEHGLIPAIAQEVGTGRLLMVAWMDRTALEETVATGRAVYFSRSRQRLWRKGEESGHWQNVRAVRLDCDADVVLLEVEQLGGIACHTGRHSCFFRELRDGEWVEIDPVLKSPEEIYGKG from the coding sequence GTGACCCAGCCGCAGTGGATGAGCGAGCTGCGTTTCGACGAGCACGGCCTGATCCCGGCGATCGCCCAGGAGGTCGGCACGGGCCGGCTGCTGATGGTCGCGTGGATGGATCGCACCGCGCTCGAGGAAACCGTGGCCACCGGGCGTGCCGTGTATTTTTCGCGCTCGCGCCAGCGGCTCTGGCGCAAGGGCGAGGAGTCTGGCCACTGGCAGAACGTTCGCGCTGTGCGCCTGGACTGTGATGCCGATGTCGTGCTGCTCGAGGTGGAGCAGCTGGGCGGCATCGCCTGTCACACCGGGCGGCACAGCTGCTTTTTTCGCGAGCTGCGCGATGGCGAGTGGGTCGAGATCGACCCGGTGCTTAAATCGCCGGAGGAAATCTATGGCAAGGGCTGA
- the hisH gene encoding imidazole glycerol phosphate synthase subunit HisH, protein MQRIAVVDYGMGNVRSVVRALEHVVEGSAEVVLSGDPAVIDAADRVVFPGQGAARDCMLSLGERSLDDALRRAARERPFLGICMGLQVLMDHSDENEGTACLGLYPGVVRRFDADTDGISKIPHMGWNAVHQTRGHPLWQGIDDGARFYFVHSYYVVPDDRTLVSATCDYGRTFAAGIARDKVFAVQFHPEKSASDGLRLLANFVGWSDR, encoded by the coding sequence TATCGCGGTCGTTGACTACGGCATGGGCAACGTGCGCTCGGTCGTGCGCGCGCTCGAACATGTCGTGGAAGGCTCGGCCGAGGTGGTGCTGAGCGGCGATCCCGCGGTGATCGACGCCGCCGACCGCGTGGTGTTTCCGGGCCAGGGCGCGGCGCGCGACTGCATGCTGTCCCTGGGCGAACGCAGCCTGGACGACGCCCTGCGCCGGGCCGCGCGCGAGCGACCGTTTCTCGGCATCTGCATGGGCCTGCAGGTGCTCATGGACCACAGCGACGAGAATGAGGGTACTGCGTGTCTCGGGCTGTATCCGGGCGTGGTGCGTCGTTTCGATGCTGACACTGACGGCATCAGCAAGATTCCGCACATGGGCTGGAATGCCGTGCATCAGACCCGGGGGCATCCGCTCTGGCAGGGCATCGACGACGGCGCGCGGTTCTATTTTGTCCACAGCTATTACGTCGTGCCCGATGACCGCACACTGGTCAGCGCGACCTGCGACTACGGGCGCACCTTTGCGGCCGGCATCGCGCGCGACAAGGTCTTTGCGGTACAGTTTCACCCAGAGAAAAGCGCCTCCGACGGCCTGCGCCTGCTCGCGAATTTCGTCGGCTGGTCAGACCGCTGA
- the hisF gene encoding imidazole glycerol phosphate synthase subunit HisF translates to MLAKRIIPCLDVDAGRVVKGVKFVEIRDAGDPVEVAARYDREGADEITFLDITASSDDRETIVHIVEAVASQVFIPLTVGGGIRKVADVRRMLNAGADKVAINTAAIHNPDFVREAAERFGSQCIVVAIDAKQVESGASPRWEIFTHGGRKPTGIDAVEWARRMADYGAGEILLTSMDRDGTKSGFDLALTRTISDAVPIPLIASGGVGNLDHLVDGVTKGHADAVLAASIFHFAEFSIEQAKRHMRAAGVEVRL, encoded by the coding sequence ATGCTCGCCAAGCGCATCATCCCCTGCCTTGATGTTGACGCCGGTCGCGTCGTCAAGGGTGTGAAGTTCGTCGAGATTCGCGATGCCGGCGACCCCGTGGAGGTGGCCGCGCGCTACGATCGCGAGGGCGCCGACGAGATTACCTTTCTCGACATCACGGCGAGTTCCGACGACCGCGAGACGATCGTCCACATCGTGGAGGCCGTTGCGAGTCAGGTCTTCATCCCGCTGACCGTCGGCGGCGGCATTCGCAAGGTTGCCGACGTTCGGCGCATGCTCAATGCCGGAGCAGACAAGGTCGCGATCAACACCGCCGCCATTCACAACCCGGATTTCGTGCGCGAGGCCGCGGAGCGGTTCGGTTCGCAGTGCATCGTCGTTGCGATCGACGCCAAGCAGGTCGAATCCGGCGCGTCGCCGCGCTGGGAAATCTTCACGCATGGCGGGCGCAAACCCACGGGAATCGACGCCGTTGAATGGGCGCGGCGCATGGCCGATTACGGTGCCGGCGAGATCCTGCTGACCAGCATGGATCGCGACGGGACGAAGTCGGGGTTCGATCTCGCGCTCACGCGCACCATCAGCGATGCGGTTCCGATTCCGCTGATTGCCTCGGGTGGTGTCGGCAATCTGGATCACCTGGTCGATGGCGTCACCAAAGGGCATGCCGATGCGGTGCTGGCCGCGAGCATCTTTCATTTCGCCGAATTCAGCATCGAACAGGCCAAGCGGCACATGCGCGCGGCCGGCGTGGAGGTGCGTCTGTGA